The following are from one region of the Oryzias melastigma strain HK-1 linkage group LG22, ASM292280v2, whole genome shotgun sequence genome:
- the mta1 gene encoding metastasis-associated protein MTA1 isoform X2, whose translation MAANMYRVGDYVYFENSSSNPLLIRRIEELNKTANGNVEAKVVCFYRRRDISTTLIALADKHARELEEEMENPEMADLPEKQKHQLRHRELFLSRQLESLPATHIRGKCCVTLLNETEALKSYLDREDAFFYSLVYDPQQKTLLADKGEIRVGNKYQADITDLLQEDEDDERDLAKLEEKVWDPNSSLTEKQIDQFLVVARSVGTFARALDCSSSVRQPSLHMSAAAASRDITLFHAMDTLHAAGYDMTRAIAALVPQGGPVLCRDEMEEWSASEANLFEEALEKYGKDFTDIQQDFLPWKSLTSIIEYYYMWKTTDRYVQQKRLKAAEAESKLKQVYIPNYNKPNPNQLSNNVKPALLNGAVGGGVPGPPGSAQVPGLGRACESCYTNSSYQWYSWGPPSMQCRLCASCWTYWKKYGGLKMPTRLEGERPGPNRSTMSPHGLPMRHSGSPKFAVKTRQAFYLQTTALTRVARRLCQDIIRPRYLARHPYLPVNTASIKAECALRLPDRPKKPAPLKPVQRKPLESVVRYLEAHPRPPKPDPPVRGPSISTGSLTPIKSSPILNNGSPTILGKRSYEQHNGLDGKSKGLTPQWEIMAKRVSDASRVAASLQEEVHELD comes from the exons attatgtttattttgagAACTCGTCCAGTAACCCACTGCTGATCAGGAGGATAGAGGAGCTGAACAAG ACAGCCAATGGGAACGTGGAGGCCAAAGTGGTGTGTTTTTACCGACGCAGAGACATCTCCACCACACTCATCGCTCTGGCAGACAAACATGCGA gggagctggaggaggaaatGGAGAATCCAGAGATGGCCGATCTCCCTGAGAAACAGAAGCACCAACTCCGACACAGAGAGCTGTTTCTGTCCCGCCAGCTGGAGTCCTTACCCGCCACACACATCAG ggGAAAATGCTGCGTGACTTTGCTGAACGAGACCGAAGCTCTGAAGTCGTACTTGGACAGAGAg GATGCCTTCTTCTACTCGCTGGTGTATGACCCTCAGCAGAAGACCCTGCTGGCTGATAAGGGGGAGATTCGAGTCGGGAACAAATACCAGGCGGACATCACCGACCTCCTCCAAGAAG atgaagatgatgagagGGACCTGGCCAAGCTGGAGGAGAAGGTGTGGGACCCCAACAGCTCACTAACGGAGAAACAGATCGACCAGTTTTTGGTCGTAGCTCG CTCAGTAGGTACGTTCGCCAGAGCGTTGGACTGCAGCAGCTCGGTGCGGCAGCCGAGCCTCCACATGAGCGCCGCTGCAGCTTCCAGAGACATCACGTTG TTCCACGCCATGGACACCCTCCATGCCGCAGGCTACGACATGACCCGGGCCATCGCCGCGCTGGTGCCCCAGGGGGGGCCCGTCCTCTGCAGGGACGAGATGGAGGAGTGGAGCGCCTCGGAGGCGAATCTGTTTGAGGAGGCGCTGGAGAAATATGGCAAAGACTTCACGGATATCCAGCAAGATTTT TTGCCCTGGAAGTCTCTGACGAGTATAATCGAGTATTACTACATGTGGAAGACCACGGACAGATATGTGCAGCAG AAACGGCtaaaagcagcagaagcagagagCAAGCTGAAACAAGTCTACATCCCCAACTA CAACAAGCCCAACCCGAACCAGCTGAGCAACAACGTCAAGCCAGCTCTTCTGAACGGAGCGGTGGGTGGAGGCGTCCCGGGACCGCCGGGCTCGGCCCAGGTCCCCGGGCTGGGCAGAGCCTGTGAAAGCTGCTACA CCAACAGCTCTTACCAGTGGTACTCCTGGGGCCCCCCCAGCATGCAGTGCCGCCTGTGCGCTTCATGCTGGACCTACTGGAAGAAGTACGGAGGCCTGAAGATGCCGACGCGGCTGGAGGGGGAGAGGCCGGGACCCAACCGCAGCACCATG AGCCCCCACGGCCTCCCCATGCGGCACAGCGGCAGCCCCAAGTTTGCAGTGAAGACCCGGCAGGCGTTCTATCTGCAGACCACCGCGCTGACCCGGGTGGCCCGCCGCCTCTGCCAGGACATCATCCGGCCCCGATATTTGGCCCGACACCCCTACCTCCCTGTCAACACAGCGTCCATCAAAGCAGAAT GCGCACTACGGTTACCAGACAGGCCCAAAAAGCCTGCGCCACTGAAACCAGTGCAGCGTAAACCTCTGGAGTCTGTGGTCCGGTACTTAG AAGCACATCCCCGTCCTCCGAAGCCGGACCCTCCGGTCCGCGGTCCCTCCATCTCGACAGGCAGCTTGACGCCCATAAAGTCCTCCCCCATCCTGAACAACGGCTCCCCCACCATCCTGGGCAAACGCAGCTATGAGCAGCACAACGGGCTGGATG GGAAGTCCAAAGGCCTGACTCCTCAGTGGGAAATCATGGCCAAACGGGTCAGCGATGCGAGCCGAGTGGCCGCCTCCCTGCAGGAGGAAGTTCACGAACTGGACTGA
- the mta1 gene encoding metastasis-associated protein MTA1 isoform X1: MLVCQPSWMQKHLAKERLNICTAASSQVNSANETAPAAPQRREPPLYLVRKPGTGAVMAANMYRVGDYVYFENSSSNPLLIRRIEELNKTANGNVEAKVVCFYRRRDISTTLIALADKHARELEEEMENPEMADLPEKQKHQLRHRELFLSRQLESLPATHIRGKCCVTLLNETEALKSYLDREDAFFYSLVYDPQQKTLLADKGEIRVGNKYQADITDLLQEDEDDERDLAKLEEKVWDPNSSLTEKQIDQFLVVARSVGTFARALDCSSSVRQPSLHMSAAAASRDITLFHAMDTLHAAGYDMTRAIAALVPQGGPVLCRDEMEEWSASEANLFEEALEKYGKDFTDIQQDFLPWKSLTSIIEYYYMWKTTDRYVQQKRLKAAEAESKLKQVYIPNYNKPNPNQLSNNVKPALLNGAVGGGVPGPPGSAQVPGLGRACESCYTNSSYQWYSWGPPSMQCRLCASCWTYWKKYGGLKMPTRLEGERPGPNRSTMSPHGLPMRHSGSPKFAVKTRQAFYLQTTALTRVARRLCQDIIRPRYLARHPYLPVNTASIKAECALRLPDRPKKPAPLKPVQRKPLESVVRYLEAHPRPPKPDPPVRGPSISTGSLTPIKSSPILNNGSPTILGKRSYEQHNGLDGKSKGLTPQWEIMAKRVSDASRVAASLQEEVHELD, encoded by the exons attatgtttattttgagAACTCGTCCAGTAACCCACTGCTGATCAGGAGGATAGAGGAGCTGAACAAG ACAGCCAATGGGAACGTGGAGGCCAAAGTGGTGTGTTTTTACCGACGCAGAGACATCTCCACCACACTCATCGCTCTGGCAGACAAACATGCGA gggagctggaggaggaaatGGAGAATCCAGAGATGGCCGATCTCCCTGAGAAACAGAAGCACCAACTCCGACACAGAGAGCTGTTTCTGTCCCGCCAGCTGGAGTCCTTACCCGCCACACACATCAG ggGAAAATGCTGCGTGACTTTGCTGAACGAGACCGAAGCTCTGAAGTCGTACTTGGACAGAGAg GATGCCTTCTTCTACTCGCTGGTGTATGACCCTCAGCAGAAGACCCTGCTGGCTGATAAGGGGGAGATTCGAGTCGGGAACAAATACCAGGCGGACATCACCGACCTCCTCCAAGAAG atgaagatgatgagagGGACCTGGCCAAGCTGGAGGAGAAGGTGTGGGACCCCAACAGCTCACTAACGGAGAAACAGATCGACCAGTTTTTGGTCGTAGCTCG CTCAGTAGGTACGTTCGCCAGAGCGTTGGACTGCAGCAGCTCGGTGCGGCAGCCGAGCCTCCACATGAGCGCCGCTGCAGCTTCCAGAGACATCACGTTG TTCCACGCCATGGACACCCTCCATGCCGCAGGCTACGACATGACCCGGGCCATCGCCGCGCTGGTGCCCCAGGGGGGGCCCGTCCTCTGCAGGGACGAGATGGAGGAGTGGAGCGCCTCGGAGGCGAATCTGTTTGAGGAGGCGCTGGAGAAATATGGCAAAGACTTCACGGATATCCAGCAAGATTTT TTGCCCTGGAAGTCTCTGACGAGTATAATCGAGTATTACTACATGTGGAAGACCACGGACAGATATGTGCAGCAG AAACGGCtaaaagcagcagaagcagagagCAAGCTGAAACAAGTCTACATCCCCAACTA CAACAAGCCCAACCCGAACCAGCTGAGCAACAACGTCAAGCCAGCTCTTCTGAACGGAGCGGTGGGTGGAGGCGTCCCGGGACCGCCGGGCTCGGCCCAGGTCCCCGGGCTGGGCAGAGCCTGTGAAAGCTGCTACA CCAACAGCTCTTACCAGTGGTACTCCTGGGGCCCCCCCAGCATGCAGTGCCGCCTGTGCGCTTCATGCTGGACCTACTGGAAGAAGTACGGAGGCCTGAAGATGCCGACGCGGCTGGAGGGGGAGAGGCCGGGACCCAACCGCAGCACCATG AGCCCCCACGGCCTCCCCATGCGGCACAGCGGCAGCCCCAAGTTTGCAGTGAAGACCCGGCAGGCGTTCTATCTGCAGACCACCGCGCTGACCCGGGTGGCCCGCCGCCTCTGCCAGGACATCATCCGGCCCCGATATTTGGCCCGACACCCCTACCTCCCTGTCAACACAGCGTCCATCAAAGCAGAAT GCGCACTACGGTTACCAGACAGGCCCAAAAAGCCTGCGCCACTGAAACCAGTGCAGCGTAAACCTCTGGAGTCTGTGGTCCGGTACTTAG AAGCACATCCCCGTCCTCCGAAGCCGGACCCTCCGGTCCGCGGTCCCTCCATCTCGACAGGCAGCTTGACGCCCATAAAGTCCTCCCCCATCCTGAACAACGGCTCCCCCACCATCCTGGGCAAACGCAGCTATGAGCAGCACAACGGGCTGGATG GGAAGTCCAAAGGCCTGACTCCTCAGTGGGAAATCATGGCCAAACGGGTCAGCGATGCGAGCCGAGTGGCCGCCTCCCTGCAGGAGGAAGTTCACGAACTGGACTGA